GGCTCAGCACCGTGATGCCACTCCCCTTCAGCACCAGCGATTTAATCAGCCGGATGTCATTACAATTGATGGTATTCGACGGGGCGAGATCGTAGTGGCGATAAAGCATGCCGACACGCTCATGCACAATGAGCGGCGCGCCGGGCAGAATATGCCGCGCCTCGCTCAGCTCGCCCAGCGATAACGCCGGCGCAGTTGCCATGTTGTGATCCGGACGCATCACCACGCCCATCTCCAGCTCGGCGAAGGCCAGCACATTCAGCCCTGATTGCCCTTCCGGATCGAGGATCAAACCGAAGTCGAGATCGGCCTGCCGCACTCTCTGGCTGACGGTATGGCTATCCGCGACCTGAAGTTCCAGCTCCAGCCACGGTTGCCCGGTGATAATGTCGGCCAGCGCGCTGGCAAAGCTCCCTTCCGCCAGCGCCTGCACCATTCCCACACTGACCGTGCCGCGTTTCAGCCCTTGCAGCTCATCAAATTTTTGCCGCGTAAGCTGAAACTCTTTTTGCCAGCGCAGCAGATTGTCATACAGCAACTCTCCCGCCGTGGTCATGCGTAAACCTTCCGGCAGCCGCTCAAACAGCGGCGTACCAAACTCCTCCTCCGCCTGCAAAATCTGCCGGTTAATCGCCGATGCGGAGATATGCAGTTTTTCTGCGGCGCGGCGCAGGCTGCCGCTGCGGGCAACTTCAGCGAAATAGAGGGCGAAACGGGAAAATGGACTCATGCTGCACCTGTACACTTTTTTGCAACGCCACAGTGAATTAATGGCGATGGATGTGAACACCCTAATATGACAACAATAAAGTTACAACAATTAAACAATCGCTTTTATGTGAGCCTATGATGACCATGAAAACAGCACTCCCCACCCCACCCGCCCATTGCACCTTCGAGCCGGAGGACTGGTTACGTCTGGCAAAATGCTGGCATCCCGTCGCCCGCGCCTGCGATATTGGCGCAGCGCCGGTGAAAGCCACGCTGCTTGATGAACAGTTAGTGATTTATCGCGTGAAGGGCCAGGTGGTGGTCGCCCGCGATGTCTGCCCGCACCGCGGCGTGCCGCTGACGCTCGGTTTTCATGATGAAGAGGGTATCGTCTGCCCCTACCACGGGCTACGTTTCGGTGAAGATGGTCGCTGTAACCGCATCCCTTCCAGCCCCGATCAGCCGGTACCGGCAAAACTCAACCTGTTGACGTTTGCCGTTGAAGAGCGTTTCGGCCTGATCTGGACCTGCCTGGCGTTTGACGCGGAAAACCCGCAACCGCTCCCGACGATGCCGCACTGGGATGACGAAGGTTTTCAGCAGATCAACTGCCCGGCCTTTGAGGTGAACGGATTTGCAGGCCGCCAGGTGGAAGGCTTTCTCGATGTCGCCCATTTTGCGTGGATCCACACAGACACCTTCGCCGATGCCAATAACCAGTTCGTCCCGGATTACAGCCCGCAGGAGACCGAGTTTGGCTTTATTGCTGATTACTGGAGTTCGGTCGGCAATTATCCGGCGAGTTCTGACTATCGCGCGCCGGAAGGTTTTCAGTGGCTGCGCCATTTCGAGATGCACCTGCC
The Kosakonia oryzae genome window above contains:
- the hpxD gene encoding molybdenum cofactor-independent xanthine hydroxylase subunit HpxD — encoded protein: MKTALPTPPAHCTFEPEDWLRLAKCWHPVARACDIGAAPVKATLLDEQLVIYRVKGQVVVARDVCPHRGVPLTLGFHDEEGIVCPYHGLRFGEDGRCNRIPSSPDQPVPAKLNLLTFAVEERFGLIWTCLAFDAENPQPLPTMPHWDDEGFQQINCPAFEVNGFAGRQVEGFLDVAHFAWIHTDTFADANNQFVPDYSPQETEFGFIADYWSSVGNYPASSDYRAPEGFQWLRHFEMHLPFTATLTIHFPGEARLVIMNAASPVSSRVTRMFAPIARNFDLHIPIEEVHAFNLRVFEEDRLMVETQRPERLPLDLTLEAHIPADRSSIAYRRGLKKMGFGEFFLV
- the hpxR gene encoding LysR family hpxDE operon transcriptional regulator HpxR; amino-acid sequence: MSPFSRFALYFAEVARSGSLRRAAEKLHISASAINRQILQAEEEFGTPLFERLPEGLRMTTAGELLYDNLLRWQKEFQLTRQKFDELQGLKRGTVSVGMVQALAEGSFASALADIITGQPWLELELQVADSHTVSQRVRQADLDFGLILDPEGQSGLNVLAFAELEMGVVMRPDHNMATAPALSLGELSEARHILPGAPLIVHERVGMLYRHYDLAPSNTINCNDIRLIKSLVLKGSGITVLSLLDVLDEVKSGQLAFVPLRNKLLRPLTLALCTAPSRQLSRPAQMAIQKLTQVLEAMQNVGASA